tcatattattgtATGTTGAGTGACTTTTTTTCAATGACCATTTGTTTTGAAGGGTTTCAAATATTTGAGGAAGCATAGACGTCAATCATCATTGCAAATGTCActacttttttctttttgttttttcaagatTGACTTGACAAACACTAAAGTTTGCATGTGTGAAAGTGTTTTCAACCAAAATTAACTTGaaacataaaatgaatatttattgctGAATATTTATTATCAGTGATATGGTCACAATTAGAGATATGAAGAAACtgatatatgtttatttgttcaTCACTTAGAAAGGCGATAGTGAATACGTGCCTGCAGAACCAACAAGATTCGCCGTGAGTACTGAAGATGACCAAATCATAGTTAAGCTGCGTGACATAGATTTGACAATCACCTGGAATGAAGAGCATCACAGTGTTGCAACTCAACTTGGTAACCCTGACGACTTCACATCTATTTGTGGTCTTCTTGGCCATGGTGCAGGTCAGAAAAACTTCATCAAGTCAGATGGCTCTATCACTACTGACGTCGATGAGTTTGGTGAAAGCTGGAAGGTTAAGGACTTGCCGTAAGTCATCAAATGATTTAATTTAATAAAGATAAACTTTTCTCTCGTTTTAAGTTTGATCACATATTCAGGACAGTTATCAAATAAACAAGTGGATAATATCTgcgaaatattattatttactaCGTATACGTTGTTCACTTTCTGTTCTCGTAATTCTGCAATGGCAAAACAGGAAAATCGAAGATAAGCAGAAGTCCAGCAACGATAATGTTTTGATCTAGGTAGACACTTTCTATTTCATTTTCGAGATGCATAAAATAAATGCAGTTGTTATGTCTAATTTCGCATACTGTGTCAATCCTCGAAGTGAACGAGACATTCTGAAAAATAACGTCGACAGTCATGtaatcttaaagtggccatttggatgagaattgggtatttattttgtatttctaattaataaaacaactttatcatgttgtctaattgaaaaaaaatgtgaaataacataccAAGACcttgtttgaaatttgataaaccacacacaaaaaaatacagagtgaaaaacaatgttattgtacgtacaattacaaccattttacacatttctttaatattttgAGATTTATTAAGTTAGAAACAAGgtcttggtatatgttatttcacattattttttaatgtagACAAACGTAGTAAATTTTTTTATaagttaaaaatccaaaataaatatccccAAAAAACACTTTAAAACTTCATTATGCAGCGTGTTTCAGTGTCTGTGTACgtatttcatttattgttgccactactttttatttattacagGTGTCCTTCCTTCGTCTTTTAAATGGAACGTCGACGTCATCACTTATAATAATACACGTAATTTCATAGTCCCATTTAAGTATTTAAGCATCTATGAAAAAAGTTGCATGCACCTTAAATCATATTTTGACAAGGGTTACTTTGAGAATCATCTACTGATGGAAATATTTACGTTGTAATTTGAGATTCTAAATgtagaaataaatgaataaaatgcgCAGAGACATTGTGTCCTCGTTATTGTGATTTTGGATCATTGCTGGTTGGCAAactgaaggaaggaaggaaggaaggaaggaaggcataatgaatgaataaacgaacgaacgaacgagtGCGTGAACtgatttgttggttggttggttgcgtGCTTGCTTGTGTGATTACTCGTTCGCtcgattttttaaataattgattgattgattgattgattgattgattgattgattgattacagaCGGACGTATTACAGACGGACGGATGCACGGAGGGACGGACGGAGCACATCATAATAGCCCCTGCCTCAGGGAGGGGGTGCTAACAAAAGTATCACATTTCTAATTTTTTAAAGTAGATGTATCATCATCACGACTTTTGCGATCTTGCAGGTGATGTCAGTTGTCAAGAAATATCTTGACATGATGGACATTTTGATGTTATTCCCCACCATTTTTcctcattcagccaaggaaaacacgAGAGATCTTAGGGGTCtctgtcactacgagttgctagacgagtagtgacaacccttaggtcaagagtattttctggctgaatgaagaaaaatattgaataataacataattataccagcgcccgtaatatcaaaaaaaaatcgggaaaagtaatagcaattgtgtcatatttcgaacacaccAAAACCAATGATGTaaacacgcgttgtcgtgacgtagacaACCAGACAATATGttccatatttttattttttttaaacttggcTCATGTATGATGGTGCTAGAATACGTAAATATAACTATCATTCCTCTTATACCAAAACAAAGTTgcattttatcttcttttttaatgtatttttttttatttacaatgtaatgtagctgtacatgtgtCGGTCTTGTAatgattttattcaaaatgcaTATATAAGCACTGAGCATGCGCTGTATAGCTCGAAACATCCGTTTATGATTCGTATATTACAATGTCTGTTTTAACAATACATTACTTCCaattttttgtaaagttttatTACCAGTCCACTTCACTCATGTCACAACTTAAATCTCTTCTCCCACAGCTTTCAAGTGCATGACATAACATCTCATACTTGTCGTCTGGATTCTGGATATTTTTTCTCCAGTATTCAAgcattttgaatatttgaatcTGCATATCCATAGGATTATCTGCCTTGATTCTATCCATCACCGGTGAGGGTACTCCAAGGTATGTTCCTAGTGATCTAAACTCTCTCCCAATCTGTGATGACAGATCGAGAAGAACCCGTTCTTCATCTTGGCTGATGCCCTTACCGATTTctgaaataaattatgcaaatagattaaggctgcactagctgcaactggaatggtttgttgttgttgatgttgttgttgtttgtttgtttgtttgtttgtttgctcgtTTACTGGTACAATAACCTACTCTTAATATCGTACATCGTTATCAGCATTTCATCACcctttaatatattttgtatagcacgattaatcaaatcaaattgatgttttgGGTCAGCAACCAAAAAATGACGCCCTCAACGTCCATCAAGATATCAACCTGTCCTCAGCACAttacttatggataatatcaatcAATACTTATAACATGCATGGATAtttctaattattggtattttaacaattttcagtgaatatattgtggctGTCTCATCggaaaatgatactccagttacaaatactgtaattttatagttttaacatggtgacaggttaaaaaaaaaaagttgtgaaaacgctaaatattcaaatataggCAATACACTACCTGCAGATATTATTACCATTAAAACTAGTCTTACAGTtgacatatggatgaggattggatatttattttggaattttaatttacaaaacaattttatcatggcgtccaacttgaaaaatcaatgtatttgCAAGAACAGCCATTGGTTTCTTACTTCTTGAAGATAAAGTACGTGTTGTGCCACTAGCCACATCCGATGAACTACAATCCTCATCTCGCAGTCTGATAATCTTCTTGGCTAAAAATGGTTTAACTTCTAAATCTTTCATCAAATCTTCACACGTCATGTTGTTAAGGTCAGCTCCAGTGACGCTATTCTGTTTAAATATGTTAATCGTCTGATTACCAATCTTCATGGTTTCCAACCAATCACAAACCTCGTCTACTCCAGCTGTTGAGAGTCCTACATGAATAATTATActtttcatgaataaattataatttcctTCAATAACAAATATATGTGACAAAGGGTAGAGACTAAACTGACCATGTTGAGTCAAAGATTGTTGTTTATCTAATTTATCTAATTTATCGTATTAACTCCAAAAGTGTTTGTCTCTACTGTATGTTTCAGTGTTGTttccccaacatttttcatctttctgtcaaggaaaatacgagtgacctaaggggtctttatCACTACGAGTCGATGGATGAGTAATGGCAGCCCttaggtcaagagtattttctggctgaatgaagaaaaatatcggaggataacataattataccagtgccagtaatatcaaaggaaAATTAGTGACTcaagttttgactcatatttcgaacacagcagaaccagtgacgtagacccgcgttgtcgtgacgtagacgcgcgttgtcgtgacgtagaacgaccaaagtatatatttgatatcttTTGTTAAACTTGGCTCGTGTATGGTATAGTAGTAATAGTCTACATTGACGTTGTGTTtgatttcaacaacaaaaagggCTTCAGGTTCTCTCTCGGTCACCACGACTCCTCTCACGGCGGTATAAATGACAGTTCGGGAGTCTGGTCATGGGTAACCGAAACTAGTTGCGCCCGTGTTCTCCTTAGGAAATGACTGCCATGTACACATTCCACTCGTAGTCGTATATTTCTGACGTCACACCGCAACGAACAGACTAGTAGAATATCTAATAAAACTTGTAACCCAACTATGTTTTAACCCTTTTAATGTCCTGGTTTCTTTAACTTTCTAGAATtccaccctaaatatagggcaTCAGACTTTAATGTAAAGGGCTTACGTAGCTTGTATgcatgtacgtgtacgtgtacggcGTAATAGTATAAAGGCTTATATAGATTTATCGTAAACGTCAAGTcgaaaacaaatatgaaattaaagaaaaaaacacaaccCAGTAATTGCTGAGAATCATACAATGCAGGGTGCATGTATCCTCATATTTCGACCGCGAGGGGGCGGG
This is a stretch of genomic DNA from Glandiceps talaboti chromosome 9, keGlaTala1.1, whole genome shotgun sequence. It encodes these proteins:
- the LOC144439814 gene encoding uncharacterized protein LOC144439814 is translated as MATHGTGYIMLSYHCDNKTIVELVQKKLQDKGYKVWMIENSDTTRDSYNTRNSAVNKASVVCLCISGKYKASTNCRLEGQHAVNEGKLIIPLIVEHTNLDGWVGDLKKGKTVYLLWEKNKFDDCIDRLDAEIKSHIPLKGQTSLPTSNPKGLSTAGVDEVCDWLETMKIGNQTINIFKQNSVTGADLNNMTCEDLMKDLEVKPFLAKKIIRLRDEDCSSSDVASGTTRTLSSRKIGKGISQDEERVLLDLSSQIGREFRSLGTYLGVPSPVMDRIKADNPMDMQIQIFKMLEYWRKNIQNPDDKYEMLCHALESCGRRDLSCDMSEVDW